The following proteins are encoded in a genomic region of Candida albicans SC5314 chromosome 4, complete sequence:
- a CDS encoding uncharacterized protein (Ortholog of S. cerevisiae : YPR117W, C. glabrata CBS138 : CAGL0D04510g, C. dubliniensis CD36 : Cd36_45200, C. parapsilosis CDC317 : CPAR2_500480 and Candida tenuis NRRL Y-1498 : CANTEDRAFT_120679): MFNIYWILTISITIYLIVLFLINLIPNVSIKYVGFFSLRGITINTRKSTIYISKISLRFNLFESNKDSGFKLVNLEIVDVQVTIKETAGPGSSASKLKIKNAIENISLSEKLHFKVPNSLYEYLLKTRVANRINIHVFRCAITHQKILQDHSIFLDYTRFNVNVDKDNSTRVTVILFNGLIQDKIDRSNKINLFRNIEFYVNCQTVTSCGTTRSNAVSIYLSDFKTSLSIGRLNVPLDLFVKSQSKKDAGNVEDDLTNTKVIDVAKYKNFIKEFMSVYSTTEIRLEDLTLSHKSMRTNLSNFVLTLEKLEKDNGVTNLKFMWYLTSFKFYHIDTKCFELPSATFFYELCPIQFLTVAQSLLRHEKNPSETINFDFNLTMSNPVFDIYYDQQDIVLDILRDKMMKRRMNTMRKATGVQKKEEFFTKMSIASKMLKAVFSKLVVVDTKLNLHLPEFGKTEVGKFNRLSKSNSIITVALSELILKVFTRNINKGSNKFTLNTLFKMKNVKCEGQGNKFHFTKVNLLATYNMLQQNVSIKLSSKSLELLSANDLIFHIVRSFKNRQRIYFNKKFEEWKKMDVNNVCPWSEQMDNKSGAPVADTPANPEFIKLFEVLPSFISSVKIDISSIVMDMVCKEGLPSHKLYDEKLGKEIDLKDFRRGISFKVFDFSVTYKLARKHFETSVALLKAFTLSEYASEYIEDFDKVTEVQVSESEISDLSSINSAESIPLNDASPLELDESNTKKIKTVLTVRDILVSNAGKSDEKDPDRLTLSIPEVDGRVDMFLVWCCFYAKTMLERFKPTVESSCTKNQIKIIRGPRKKLKLDVHLDSVALVIRLPRKVDVMIEIDRARLKNALVLKSADIVNCRLYVVDPSTKFWARLLIIKEPKFSIDFTKSIHDAYFGISTRSIRISVPNRFLFYTVIDNFITFFKAIKQLSQNFRYFNWGIDEFETIYPSQKNAIVFPHVNIKTAVLGMELRADPFENKLALIFELGKIEQKERIRKWKAFEKKSQEILDGAESNIEDQIELSNIAAPISSPAPIASKTTTSTMTPNVAGDSITRPDSPPRSGSSECSFTSGAGLIKNKLLNRKKPTKTSVNGVAPVNEIEPADAKYTIEEAEERIAEAKERLFENFSKSWCRKYRVFEETKCRKWKERGENIWGSHDINEVMKEKYDIVEYDHGKPLTGAIFRDVDLTLDKFKLGDVDKFLYDYAKHQPKLTYSILCPMYVELKARKFYMILKDYPLPVASFPRSNTPSSPTIHIKTNLVIHEKLFSRKEELRYIYVPFSPAVPDDGRTDNFYSVNIPRTLTPVKVAADFNCDLNTDRSCTISWCKSYQPAFSAMAMAFENFTKPAIDDSPIGWWDKIPLIVHGRYQFNIANELCLHMKSGRNPHELIGKNAGFVFCWKNNVKLVIDGTINSKDLVVLESDDFIFAIPNYSIEEKNVWSLFYDDFDDPVPDIELESKKFNKYVIKLSSSERVRWVLGMLFERNKYPTQKFSDEELRVSTFKPHYEVMITNPANEFHPDSYEGYRSDYVHMSLSVISRAKTGETANTAYFTPLSFHHFFYWWDTLLHYSPPPIKRGKLFEMDQVKKPKIKFGTHMFTMKYQLIFNPVTISHLYRHSTSDVPKKNSRVAFTGLKGRFDVCEIDLHQRREYVTHENKKLNRKTKIRHLKMNQAEVNIENADARVIYALFNDTSVTGKLMTYLNADSSDSSTDGSQSSDYRGSSYSRWLENVEISDGDFSWYDPKDFIELEVREPLSPYPKTKILPFFATPKFSYYREFTLQKDGPFPFGSEKIHDCIMNLDKPAIVQSRILLDRLQNLEDELAHNEEMLRRFKIQNGPEFQHDIRMTEQEISTLKEKVEVVRAAYNGFSDDEFGGLPSSSANNVADDDDGSSSLSRSSTGLSAYSSHVTQDQMSQAAAFVSIAEFHNRFILHNLTLKWDDNISKYFISYMKRIAERKSHIYYMTKYAVDLVEKVMQENAKEGEPTLQPREKVFQKSFKQADNIVDSFEDDLDEVKDSEREEPEYKYLVKLIHPQIQMISRKAPDSCVLISSKDLELRIVDINMKDRVNILSENNEMTARIERRTGVLFREEQLFVLQRDEVVSNAKSKFAKNGYMSDKYNWPPWFECEVCYDGSWAHEYLVSEKNTIAIIQKSPNQLFISSEKLEQGNELVVYLSKYVINATSAQYSSIYYVITGLLLSNDDKESNYNGRLQRLMDLADASDFEGLDVRVHNLQQGIRDYRELLFSFDQKGADLNEEQKKYLHVLELEMERSKLELILIMNALQTRIKATSQLTSKCLQILADQVIWHMLDDDREPFIDFALASTRFIKHEAGDGSTVNILEIGMVQGFNLQEGAKYPQLLGPDINEEKKKLDSCHNEKPIISMSWTVLNAVGGIPIIKNAKLETQRLQLELEYATAKKLESYLFPKEANTEDTDEQDGDEFDDIYVNNQQNSMSDSTSDIEVSSNDSVLSSKNPLKRLMSKRSNRSPKSSSDSATSSPQQSLSLNSGVRSSNSSALSSDEISFGSGIKLNRPQLHLPLQKKREQQHEENDDEMEVIIARSLKFKSLIDIEIANFQMIISFSAPSTLHLLDVHRLVINIPTLRYVNKIWSAKELTDRLKKDVIKVILQHSGKILGNKFKAKKKTKTSEPLKQISNYSKYMTLDDLQQHGRERDSSTVDHEVHRKPRTSHKSGSRMSSIGRVLSRQSVNNNNSTFEKYLDDVDGSDEGAGIEEK, encoded by the coding sequence ATGTTTAATATTTATTGGATCTTAACAATCAGTATCACAATATACCTAATTGTgctttttttgataaatttgatacccaatgtatcaattaaatatgTGGGGTTTTTCTCTTTAAGAGGTATTACCATCAATACCAGAAAATCAACCATATATATCAGCAAAATTTCTTTAcgatttaatttatttgaatcaaaCAAGGATTCAGGATTTAAACTTGTCAATctagaaattgttgatgttcAAGTAACTATAAAAGAAACAGCAGGACCGGGATCATCGGCactgaaattgaagatcAAAAATGccattgaaaatatttccCTTTCTGAGAAATTACATTTTAAAGTACCAAATTCACTTtatgaatatttattaaagaCAAGAGTGGCCAATAGAATTAATATCCATGTGTTTCGTTGTGCCATAACTCACCAAAAGATTCTTCAAGATCATTCTATATTTCTTGACTACACCAGATTCAATGTCAATGTGGATAAAGACAACAGTACGCGAGTGACAgtgattttatttaatgGTCTCATCCAAGACAAAATCGATCGACTGAATAAGATAAACTTGTTTAGAAATATCGAGTTCTACGTAAACTGCCAAACCGTTACTTCGTGTGGAACAACAAGATCCAATGCTGTATCGATCTATTTGTCAGATTTTAAAACTTCATTGTCTATTGGGAGATTGAACGTACCATTAGATCTATTTGTCAAGTCTCAATCCAAGAAAGATGCTGGTAATGTTGAGGACGACTTGACCAACACTAAAGTAATTGATGTTGCCAAGTATAAGAATTTCATTAAAGAGTTCATGTCAGTTTATTCAACTACCGAAATCAGATTAGAGGATTTGACATTATCTCATAAATCAATGAGAACtaatttatccaattttGTGCTAACACTTGAAAAACTCGAAAAAGACAATGGCGTGACTAATCTTAAATTTATGTGGTATCTCACATCATTCAAATTCTACCACATCGATACCAAATGTTTTGAATTACCATCGGCAACATTCTTTTATGAGCTTTGTCCTATCCAATTCTTAACGGTAGCTCAATCATTACTCCGCCATGAAAAGAATCCATCagaaacaatcaattttgatttcaatttgacCATGTCAAATCCAGTGTTTGACATTTATTATGATCAACAAGATATTGTTTTGGATATACTACGTGataaaatgatgaaaaggAGAATGAATACTATGAGAAAAGCTACTGGAGTTCAAAAGAAGGAAGAATTTTTCACCAAGATGTCTATTGCCTCCAAAATGCTCAAGGCTGTTTTTAGTAAACTTGTTGTGGTGGACACAAAACTTAACCTTCATTTACCAGAGTTTGGTAAAACTGAAGTTGGGAAGTTTAACCGCTTATCTAAatccaattcaattatcACTGTGGCTCTCCTGgagttgattttgaaagtATTTACTagaaatatcaataaagGATCAAACAAGTTCACTTTGAACACTTTGTTTAAGATGAAAAATGTGAAATGTGAGGGCCAGGGTAATAAGTTTCATTTTACTAAAGTCAATCTTTTAGCCACCTACAATATGTTACAACAAAACGTGTCAATCAAACTTTCAAGCAAGAGTCTCGAATTGCTCTCTGCTAACGATCTTATCTTTCACATTGTACGTCTGTTTAAAAATCGTCAACGAATTTAtttcaacaagaaatttgaagaatGGAAAAAGATGGACGTTAATAATGTATGTCCATGGAGTGAGCAAATGGACAATAAATCTGGAGCTCCTGTAGCAGATACACCAGCCAATCCTGAgtttataaaattatttgaagttCTTCCATCCTTTATATCGTCAGTGAAAATTGACATTTCTAGCATTGTAATGGATATGGTATGTAAGGAGGGTTTGCCAAGTCACAAGCTatatgatgaaaaattaggaaaagaaattgatttaaaagaCTTTAGAAGAGGTATATCTTTCAAggtttttgatttttctgTCACGTACAAACTCGCAAGAAAGCATTTTGAAACCAGTGTTGCCCTTTTAAAAGCCTTCACATTGAGTGAATACGCCTCCGAGTACATTGAGGATTTTGATAAGGTCACTGAAGTACAAGTCAGTGAATCTGAAATAAGTGATTTATCCAGTATTAACTCAGCGGAGTCTATACCCTTAAATGATGCCTCTCCTTTAGAGCTTGATGAGTCTAATActaagaaaataaaaacagtCTTAACTGTACGGGACATCCTTGTATCCAATGCAGGAAAACTGGATGAAAAGGATCCAGACAGATTAACTTTGTCAATACCAGAGGTTGATGGTCGAGTGGACATGTTTCTTGTCTGGTGTTGTTTCTATGCAAAGACAATGTTGGAAAGATTCAAGCCTACTGTAGAAAGCAGTTGCACCAAGAAccaaattaaaattattcgTGGACCAAGAAAGAAGTTGAAGCTTGATGTTCACCTTGATTCTGTGGCTTTAGTAATCCGATTACCCCGGAAAGTGGATGTTATGATAGAAATCGACAGAGCACGCTTGAAGAATGCATTGGTTTTGAAGTCAGCAGATATAGTAAACTGTCGATTATACGTTGTTGATCCAAGCACTAAATTCTGGGCCAGATTGTTAATCATTAAAGAACCTAAGTTTAGTATTGATTTCACCAAGTCGATACACGATGCATATTTTGGCATATCCACCAGATCAATCAGAATTAGTGTCCCCAAcagatttttattttacaCTGTTATTGACAATTTCATAACATTTTTCAAAGCAATAAAGCAATTGCTGCAGAATTTTAGATATTTTAATTGGGGAATTGACGAATTCGAAACCATCTATCCATCACAAAAAAATGCAATTGTTTTCCCTCATGTCAATATCAAAACTGCAGTATTGGGAATGGAACTACGTGCGGATccttttgaaaataaattagcATTGATATTTGAGCTAGGAAAAATCGAACAAAAGGAACGTATTAGGAAATGGAAAGCATTTGAGAAAAAATCTCAAGAGATACTAGATGGAGCCGAAAGCAATATTGAagatcaaattgaattgtcAAATATTGCTGCACCCATATCCAGCCCTGCGCCTATTGCTTCCAAGACTACTACAAGTACGATGACACCAAACGTTGCTGGCGATTCCATTACTAGACCAGACAGTCCTCCTAGAAGTGGATCCTCAGAATGTTCATTTACCAGTGGGGCAGGattgataaaaaataaactctTGAATAGAAAGAAACCAACAAAGACAAGTGTTAATGGAGTAGCTCCAGTGAATGAAATAGAACCAGCAGATGCAAAATATACTATAGAAGAAGCCGAGGAAAGAATTGCTGAAGCAAAAGAAAGGTTATTTGAGAATTTCAGCAAGTCGTGGTGCAGAAAATATAGAGTTTTTGAAGAAACCAAATGCCGTAAATGGAAAGAAAGAGGTGAAAACATTTGGGGTTCCCATGATATTAATGAAGTTATGAAGGAAAAGTATGACATTGTAGAGTATGATCATGGCAAGCCTTTAACTGGAGCTATATTTAGAGATGTTGACTTAACATTGGATAAATTTAAGCTAGGAGATGTTGACAAATTTTTATATGACTATGCTAAACATCAACCAAAGTTGACTTATTCCATTTTGTGTCCAATGTATGTTGAACTCAAAGCCAGGAAGTTTTAtatgattttgaaagattATCCACTACCAGTAGCTTCATTCCCACGAAGTAACAcaccatcatcaccaaCGATCCATATTAAAACCAACTTGGTCATTcatgaaaaattgtttagTAGAAAGGAAGAATTgagatatatatatgttcCATTTTCCCCTGCAGTTCCTGATGATGGTAGAACCGATAATTTTTACTCAGTAAATATACCGAGAACATTAACGCCTGTTAAAGTAGCAGCTGATTTCAATTGTGATTTAAATACCGATAGATCCTGTACCATTAGTTGGTGTAAGTCTTATCAGCCTGCTTTTTCGGCAATGGCAATGGcgtttgaaaattttacCAAACCTGCTATTGATGACAGCCCCATTGGATGGTGGGATAAAATTCCACTTATTGTTCATGGTAGGtatcaattcaatattgCCAACGAATTGTGTCTTCATATGAAAAGTGGGAGAAACCCACACGAGCTTATTGGCAAGAATGCTGGCTTTGTATTTTGTTGGAAAAATAACGTCAAATTAGTTATTGATGGTACTATTAATAGTAAAGATTTGGTGGTACTTGAAAGTGATGATTTTATATTTGCCATTCCCAATTACTCCATTGAAGAGAAGAATGTGTGGAGTTTATTTTACGATGATTTCGATGACCCTGTTCCTGATATTGAATTGGAATCGAAAaagtttaataaatatgtTATCAAATTGTCGTCTTCAGAACGAGTACGTTGGGTGTTAGGTATGctttttgaaagaaacaaatatCCAACTCAAAAATTCTCTGATGAAGAGTTGAGAGTGTCAACTTTCAAACCACACTATGAAGTTATGATCACTAATCCAGCTAATGAATTCCATCCGGATTCTTACGAGGGTTATCGTTCGGACTATGTTCATATGTCACTTTCTGTGATATCCCGAGCAAAAACTGGAGAGACAGCTAATACTGCTTATTTCACTCCTTTGTCATTCCATCACTTTTTTTACTGGTGGGATACTTTGTTGCATTACTCGCCACCTCCTATCAAAAGAggaaaattatttgaaatggATCAGGTCAAGAAACCTAAGATAAAATTTGGAACACACATGTTTACAATGAAGTATCAATTAATCTTCAACCCGGTGACGATTTCCCATTTGTACAGACATTCGACGAGTGATGtaccaaagaaaaatagCAGAGTTGCATTTACTGGTTTGAAAGGAAGATTTGACGTATGTGAAATAGACTTGCATCAAAGAAGAGAATATGTCACTCAtgaaaacaagaaattaaatcgcaaaacaaaaatcagacatttgaaaatgaatcaaGCTGAAGtgaatattgaaaatgccGACGCAAGAGTTATTTATGCGTTATTCAATGATACTTCTGTAACTGGTAAATTGATGACGTATTTGAATGCTGATTCACTGGATTCATCAACTGATGGTTCACAATCTCTGGATTATCGTGGCTCATCATATCTGAGATGGCTTGAAAATGTGGAGATAAGTGATGGTGATTTTTCGTGGTATGATCCAAAAGATTTCATTGAGTTAGAAGTTAGGGAACCATTGTCCCCATACCCTAAAACAAAGATATTGCCATTTTTCGCGACACCAAAGTTCAGTTATTATAGGGAATTTACATTGCAAAAGGATGGCCCATTCCCATTTGGTAGTGAGAAAATTCATGATTGTATTATGAATTTGGATAAACCTGCTATAGTACAAAGTCGAATTTTACTAGACCGTCTTCAGAATTTGGAGGATGAGTTAGCTCATAATGAGGAAATGTTACGTCGAtttaaaattcaaaatggTCCTGAGTTCCAGCATGATATTCGAATGACAGAGCAAGAGATTTCAAcgttgaaagaaaaagttgaagttgttCGTGCTGCCTATAACGGATTcagtgatgatgaatttggtGGTTTGCCGCTGTCTTCTGCAAATAATGttgctgatgatgatgatggttcAAGTTCATTGCTGAGATCGAGCACTGGGTTATCTGCATATTCAAGTCACGTAACACAGGATCAAATGCTGCAGGCAGCTGCATTTGTTTCGATTGCCGAATTTCACAACCGATTCATCTTACATAACTTGACTTTGAAATGGGACGACAATATTTCTAAATATTTTATCAGTTACATGAAACGAATAGCCGAGAGGAAAAGTCATATTTACTACATGACCAAATATGCGGTTGATTTAGTTGAGAAAGTTATGCAAGAAAACGCAAAAGAAGGGGAACCCACCTTGCAGCCAAGAGAAAAGGTGTTTCAAAAGTCTTTTAAACAAGCCGACAATATCGTGGATAGTTTTGAAGATGATCTAGATGAAGTCAAAGATTCTGAAAGAGAAGAACCTGAGTATAAATACCTCGTTAAATTGATACACCCACAGATCCAAATGATTAGCAGAAAAGCACCAGATTCTTGTGTCTTGATTAGTTCGAAAGATCTCGAGCTTCGGATAGTTGATATTAACATGAAAGATAGAGTGAATATTTTGTCGGAGAATAATGAGATGACAGCTAGAATAGAAAGAAGAACTGGTGTGTTGTTTAGAGAAGAgcaattatttgttttacaAAGAGATGAAGTGGTTAGTAATGCCAAGCTGAAATTTGCCAAAAATGGATACATGTCCGATAAATACAACTGGCCACCGTGGTTTGAATGTGAAGTATGTTATGATGGTTCATGGGCACACGAGTATTTGGTTTCTGAAAAAAATACTATAGCCATAATACAAAAGTCCCCAAATCAGTTGTTTATTAGCTCAGAGAAATTGGAGCAAGGAAATGAACTTGTTGTTTACCTTTCCAAATATGTCATTAACGCAACTTCTGCACAATATTCGAGTATTTATTATGTCATAACAGGGTTACTTCTTTCAAACGATGACAAAGAGAGTAATTATAATGGTCGTTTGCAACGGTTAATGGACTTGGCGGATGCATCTGATTTTGAAGGATTAGATGTCCGTGTGCATAACTTACAACAAGGTATACGAGATTACCGAGAGTTATTATTCAGTTTTGATCAAAAAGGTGCTGATTTAAACGAGgaacaaaagaaatatttgcATGTTCTTGAATTGGAAATGGAAAGACTgaaattggaattgattCTTATTATGAATGCATTGCAAACCAGAATTAAAGCAACATCACAGTTAACTAGTAAATGCCTTCAAATATTGGCTGATCAAGTGATTTGGCATATGCTTGACGATGACAGGGAAccatttattgattttgccTTGGCTAGCACTAGGTTTATTAAGCATGAAGCTGGAGATGGGTCTACTGTTAACATTCTTGAGATTGGCATGGTACAAGGTTTCAATTTGCAAGAAGGAGCCAAATATCCTCAATTATTGGGTCCTGATATTAACgaggagaagaagaaattggaCAGTTGCCATAATGAAAAGCCCATAATCTCCATGTCTTGGACAGTGTTAAATGCTGTTGGTGGGATTCCTATAATCAAAAATGCCAAGTTAGAGACCCAACGATTGCAGTTGGAGTTGGAATATGCTACCGCTAAAAAACTTGAAAGCTACTTGTTCCCTAAAGAAGCAAATACCGAGGATACCGATGAGCAAGATGGTGATGAGTTTGATGACATATATGTtaacaatcaacaaaacaGCATGTCTGATAGTACTAGTGATATTGAGGTGTCAAGTAACGATTCGGTCTTGTCCAGCAAAAACCCACTAAAGAGACTTATGTCAAAGAGAAGCAATAGACTGCCAAAATCGTCATCCGATTCAGCAACTAGTTCTCCACAACAGTCATTATCTTTGAATTCTGGTGTTAGAAGTTCAAATAGCTCGGCTTTAAGTTCAGATGAGATATCGTTTGGTAGTGGCATTAAATTAAACCGACCACAATTACATCTCCCCTtgcaaaagaaaagagagCAACAAcatgaagaaaatgatgatgaaatggAAGTTATAATAGCTCGATctttgaaattcaaatcgttgattgatattgaaattgctAATTTCCAAATGATTATAAGTTTTTCAGCACCTAGTACATTGCATTTACTTGATGTTCATCGTTTGGTTATAAATATCCCAACTTTGAGATATGTTAATAAAATCTGGTCTGCTAAGGAACTTACAGATCGGTTGAAGAAAGATGTAATCAAGGTCATTTTACAGCATAGTGGTAAGATATTAGGTAACAAGTTCAaagcaaagaaaaagacaaaaacCAGTGAACCGTTGAAACAGATATCAAATTATTCCAAATATATGACGTTGGATGATTTACAGCAACATGGACGAGAACGAGACAGTTCCACAGTTGATCATGAAGTACATCGAAAACCAAGGACTAGTCATAAATCTGGTTCCAGAATGTCAAGTATTGGTCGAGTTCTTTCACGTCAAAGtgtaaataataataattctacttttgaaaagtatttggatgatgttgatggtTCTGATGAAGGTGCTGGTATAGAGGAGAAGTAA
- the GYP2 gene encoding Gyp2p (Ortholog(s) have GTPase activator activity, role in intracellular protein transport and cytoplasm localization): MAFFDSLKDKALNTLNQVLSTNNKNQMVLTKDQLFCQQYNLPDNEVVIYESAAEINIVSAYSHDSCKNNNDPFPQGRLYLTPHFLIFRDAYDRKSCSFTIHLSTIKKVERLVSTDYGFALSITTYSKLTITLYLVGIRSESERFAQNLTISLRKNLSNVGKLQPFIQTCYSEYLLSKNKVSSEKVEHMPAGGLGLVFKFPGNPKESKDKTKLKMWFDLFQTDGRNLSLVRKPLFYKLIRVGLPNRLRGEIWELTCGSMYLRLEHQGEYIQLLEEHKDKKSFAIEEIEKDLNRSLPEYAAYQSPEGIERLRRVLTAYSWKNPDVGYCQAMNIVVAALLIYMSEEQAFWALNVLCDRIVPGYYSKTMYGTLLDQKVFESLVQNTMPMLWEHITKNDIQLSVVSLPWFLSLYLSSMPLVFAFRILDIFFMQGPKTLFQVALAILKQNGEELLQTEDDGTFISIIKDYFHTLDQSAHPNSPNPKYRSVTKFQELLVTAFKEFSTVNEDMINTHRNKHRDSIYQNISTFVKRTEIRNLPRTSNIPPDTLDILYDRFYSQVEVSNITKGSGSSYMDFKAFLKFMSEICDWVQFVDPKDETNERHFLRRLYNNWDSEQQGVLTFSDLVVGLNSLVDPDLMASMSNYFELYDTNHNGKLNSEAILQISEDLLYITSPWKEGYLLDEITRLAVENEVAEEVFKNQVANGDGLTIDLPQHVEVNREKIEQQQIERYLRAASTFIQRAFEYAQPEDQELLIKDLAIDEKLSHNAALNPNTPVYLNLPTFRMVILADETYELLFSHTLREATHLNRPLDSSFNPMRNLRDMFDGLLADGRKVANKVRLRMDSRASNPGGSSSASVKSNKSTSKTGAGDEDDERDDDFGMISIDEQDKDLLLGAEAQSLVDPIKSEVAAANTLERFHRAESEARNHIHKDGANGNHTENLIEFEQ; encoded by the coding sequence ATGGCATTTTTTGATTCACTTAAAGACAAGGCTCTTAATACTTTGAATCAAGTACTATCCACTAATAACAAGAATCAAATGGTGTTGACCAAAGATCAGTTGTTCTGTCAACAGTACAATTTACCCGATAACGAAGTTGTTATTTATGAATCAGCGGCCGAAATCAACATTGTTTCAGCATATTCTCACGATAGTTGtaaaaacaacaatgatCCATTTCCACAGGGAAGACTATATTTGACACCacattttttaattttcagAGATGCTTATGATAGAAAGAGTTGTTCATTTACTATacatttatcaacaattaaaaaagtCGAAAGATTGGTATCCACTGATTATGGGTTTGCACTAAGCATTACTACATATAGTAAATTGACAATAACGTTATATTTGGTAGGTATTAGATCTGAAAGTGAAAGATTTGCTCAAAATTTGACTATTAGTTTGAGAAAGAATTTATCAAACGTTGGGAAATTACAACCATTTATTCAGACTTGTTACTCAGAATACTTGTTATCTAAAAACAAAGTGTCAAGTGAAAAGGTTGAACATATGCCAGCAGGTGGATTAGGATTGGTCTTTAAATTCCCAGGTAACCCTAAGGAATCCAAagataaaacaaaattgaaaatgtggtttgatttatttcaaaCCGATGGACGAAATTTATCTTTGGTTAGAAAACCTTTATTTTATAAACTTATTCGAGTAGGATTACCAAATAGATTAAGAGGAGAAATATGGGAATTGACTTGTGGGTCGATGTATTTACGATTAGAACACCAGGGTGAATATATTCAACTATTAGAAGAACATAAAGACAAGAAATCGTTTGCTATTGAAgagattgaaaaagatttgaatAGATCATTACCCGAGTATGCTGCATATCAATCACCTGAGGGAATTGAGAGGTTAAGAAGAGTATTGACAGCCTATTCTTGGAAAAATCCTGATGTTGGTTATTGTCAAGCTATGAATATAGTGGTAGCAGCATTACTTATATACATGTCTGAAGAACAAGCATTTTGGGCGTTGAATGTTTTATGTGACAGAATAGTACCTGGgtattattcaaaaacCATGTATGGAACTTTATTGGACCAAAAAGTATTTGAATCTTTGGTTCAGAATACCATGCCTATGCTTTGGGAACATATCACCAAAAATGATATTCAATTATCAGTTGTTTCATTACCGTGgtttttatcattatacTTGTCTTCAATGCCATTAGTTTTTGCATTCCGAATCCttgatatatttttcatgCAAGGACCAAAAACCTTATTTCAAGTTGCATTGGCTATTTTAAAGCAAAATGGAGAAGAACTTTTGCAGACTGAAGATGATGGAACATTCATATCTATAATTAAAGATTATTTTCATACTTTAGACCAGTCTGCTCACCCTAATTCTCCCAACCCCAAATATAGAAGTGTCacaaaatttcaagaaCTCTTAGTTACTGCATTTAAAGAGTTTTCCACAGTTAACGAAGATATGATCAATACTCATCGTAATAAACACCGGGATTcgatttatcaaaatatttcaacatTTGTGAAAAGAACggaaattagaaatttGCCACGAACCAGCAATATCCCACCAGACACTTTAGATATATTGTACGACAGGTTTTATTCCCAAGTAGAAGTTTCCAATATAACTAAAGGATCAGGATCCAGCTATATGGATTTTAAagcatttttgaaatttatgTCGGAAATATGTGACTGGGTACAATTTGTTGATCCTAAAGATGAGACTAATGAAAGGCATTTTTTGCGTCGTTTATACAATAATTGGGATAGTGAACAGCAAGGTGTCTTGACTTTTTCAGATTTGGTTGTTGGGTTAAATTCGTTAGTAGACCCAGATTTAATGGCATCTATGTCgaattattttgaattgtaCGACACTAACCATAATGGAAAATTAAATAGTGAAGCTATACTACAAATATCCGAGGATTTATTGTACATAACAAGTCCATGGAAAGAGGGTTATTTGTTAGATGAAATTACTAGATTAGCAGTTGAAAATGAAGTAGCAGAAGAGGTGTTCAAAAATCAAGTTGCCAATGGTGATGGATTAACCATTGATTTGCCACAACATGTTGAAGTTAATCGTGAGaaaattgaacaacaacagattGAACGGTATTTACGAGCTGCAAGTACATTTATTCAACGTGCATTTGAGTATGCTCAACCAGAAGATCAAGAATTGTTAATTAAAGATTTGgcaattgatgaaaaactTTCTCACAATGCGGCATTAAATCCAAATACACCAGTGTATTTGAATCTACCAACTTTTAGAATGGTTATACTAGCTGATGAAACttatgaattattattcagCCATACCTTAAGAGAAGCAACTCACCTCAATAGACCATTAGACTCGAGTTTCAACCCAATGCGTAATTTGCGTGATATGTTTGATGGGTTGTTGGCTGATGGAAGGAAAGTTGCCAATAAAGTTAGATTGCGTATGGATTCACGTGCTTCAAATCCTGGTGGTTCAAGCAGTGCCCTGgttaaatcaaataagaGTACTAGCAAAACTGGTGCtggtgatgaagatgatgaacgagatgatgattttggtatgatttcaattgatgaacaAGATAAAGACTTGTTGCTTGGTGCAGAGGCACAATCCCTCGTTGACCCAATTAAGAGTGAAGTTGCAGCTGCTAATACTCTTGAGAGATTTCACAGAGCAGAACTGGAAGCTAGAAACCATATACACAAGGATGGTGCTAACGGTAATCATACTGAGAATTTAATTGAGTTTGAGCAATAA